The nucleotide window ACGTTAACTGGAGGCTAATGTTAGGTCTTGCAGGGATCCCATCTTTATTCATTGGTTTTGGGGTTTTAGCAATGCCAGAATCACCTCGCTGGCTTGTAATGAAAGGTAGGTTGGGTGAGGcaaaaagggttttaattaaagtATCAGACAGCGCAGAGGAAGCTGAGGTTAGGCTTGTTGAAATAACACAAGCAGCTTCATCTGGTTCAGGCCATGGTGGTTCTTCAACTTCTAGTTGGCATGGACAAGGGGTTTGGAAGGAACTTCTGTTAAGGCCATCTCCGCCGGTTCGCAGGATGCTTATTGCAGCTATTGGGATCaattttttcatgcaagcttcaggTAATGATGCAGTTATATACTACTGCCCTGAAGTGTTCAAGGCAGCAGGAATCCACAGCAAGAAAATGCTATTTGGTGTGAATGTGATCATGGGATTTGCTAAAACTTTCTTTGTTTTAGCATCGGCTCTTTACCTGGATCGGTTTGGAAGAAGGCCTCTTTTGCTGTTGGGCTCCTCAGGAATGGCAATTTCGCTAGTTGTGTTGGGCTTGGGATCTAAGTTCCTTGAGCACTCTACCAGCAAGCCAGTGTGGGCTATTGTGATGTGTATAGTAGCAGTTTGCGGGTTTGTTTCCTTCTTTTCTATTGGGCTTGGACCCATTACATGGGTCTACTCATCGGAGATTTTTCCGTTGAGGTTACGGGCTCAGGGCTCAGGCTTGGCCATATCAGTGAATCGGTTGGTAAGTGGAGTGTTGTCCATGACGTTTCTGACCATCGCCGAGAAGATAACGTTTGGGGGAGTGTTTTTTGTGCTTGCAGGAATAATGGTAATTGGTACAGTGTTCTTTTATGTGTTTATGCCAGAGACGAAAGGCAAGACCCTGGAAGAGATTGGGGCTCTTTTTGAATGCACTGACAATGCAAAGGAAATGAGAGAAAAGTAGTAGTGTTTGAGGCATGAGACACTGTAACAAATATAGGTTTCAATATCATTTTTTAAGGATAATAAATAACGTAAAGGCAACGTATTTTACGCACTAAGATAATATGTAATGCaatgaataatatatataatattatgtaTAATAGTATTatagattaatttaattttattgttaAAAACTTTAAGTTACAAGATttattcatattattattattattatgtgcttgttaaaaatttttttaaatttttaaactttaaatttattgataaattttaataattatcattaaatttaTATGGTTATAATATTATAgtcttttaactttaaaatataacataaaatattcttaatttttaaattttatacagtaaaattTCTCTAACATCTAATTATCTATTTTTCAATTAGATACTGACATGAACATTTTCAGTATGatgcttagtcaatatttctttctattttcttATGCAAAATGTAAAATTACTCTCCATAGTGTGATATGGGTAATAAATACTTTGCTCATTTtctcaattttatttttacaaaGTCCATGTACAGTTTCAAGCTCAATTTGTTTTGCATGaagaatattattttatatattaatttaaaattattaaatttttttttcaagttaataaaaaatattaaaataattcatcaattttttaaaTTAGGTTTTATGGCATCATTTAAAAGTACACTTTTTAAAAAAAGTTGGTAGAGGATGGTACTAACACGTCATAATTTGTTTGGCATTGATATATTAAAGAAATACTGAAATATGTTatagttaaaaattaatttaaattaaaattaaaaaaattcttgCTTAAATTCAATTAATCATTAATATATACGATgagatttatatataaaatagatattacttgtatatttatatattaaatttataataaatcaagtttaattattattattttttttaatttgacatgTTTACTCatcataaaaatttatataa belongs to Hevea brasiliensis isolate MT/VB/25A 57/8 chromosome 4, ASM3005281v1, whole genome shotgun sequence and includes:
- the LOC110649835 gene encoding polyol transporter 5 isoform X2; this translates as MEAMEVESQEPNRPESVLGPRKPRLNNYAFACALLASTISILLGYGKTTDYLGRRYTIVLAAAAFLIGALVMGLAPSFPFLMAGRVIAGIGVGYALMIAPVYAAEVSPAMTRGFLTSLPEVFIVFGILLGYIINYALSGLPQHVNWRLMLGLAGIPSLFIGFGVLAMPESPRWLVMKGRLGEAKRVLIKVSDSAEEAEVRLVEITQAASSGSGHGGSSTSSWHGQGVWKELLLRPSPPVRRMLIAAIGINFFMQASGNDAVIYYCPEVFKAAGIHSKKMLFGVNVIMGFAKTFFVLASALYLDRFGRRPLLLLGSSGMAISLVVLGLGSKFLEHSTSKPVWAIVMCIVAVCGFVSFFSIGLGPITWVYSSEIFPLRLRAQGSGLAISVNRLVSGVLSMTFLTIAEKITFGGVFFVLAGIMVIGTVFFYVFMPETKGKTLEEIGALFECTDNAKEMREK
- the LOC110649835 gene encoding polyol transporter 5 isoform X1, with protein sequence MEAMEVESQEPNRPESVLGPRKPRLNNYAFACALLASTISILLGYDIGVMSGAVLFIKENLKITSTQVEILVGILNVCSLIGSLASGKTTDYLGRRYTIVLAAAAFLIGALVMGLAPSFPFLMAGRVIAGIGVGYALMIAPVYAAEVSPAMTRGFLTSLPEVFIVFGILLGYIINYALSGLPQHVNWRLMLGLAGIPSLFIGFGVLAMPESPRWLVMKGRLGEAKRVLIKVSDSAEEAEVRLVEITQAASSGSGHGGSSTSSWHGQGVWKELLLRPSPPVRRMLIAAIGINFFMQASGNDAVIYYCPEVFKAAGIHSKKMLFGVNVIMGFAKTFFVLASALYLDRFGRRPLLLLGSSGMAISLVVLGLGSKFLEHSTSKPVWAIVMCIVAVCGFVSFFSIGLGPITWVYSSEIFPLRLRAQGSGLAISVNRLVSGVLSMTFLTIAEKITFGGVFFVLAGIMVIGTVFFYVFMPETKGKTLEEIGALFECTDNAKEMREK